Part of the Deltaproteobacteria bacterium genome is shown below.
GTCGAGATCTCCGAGCACGTGCTCCCGGCTGTCGTGAGGCCCCAGCTTCCCTAGATCGCTCACTACGAAACCGGCGAACTCCAGTTCCCCGGCGATGTCGCCAATCAACCACGCGACTTCTCGCGCAAAGCCACCGGCCCCAACGACAATGATCCTTCTCTTGGCCATCGGCTCCTCTCGCGCGCTGCCCCTATCGCAATCTGCGAAGTCCGGCAACAAAGGAAAAAGTCTCTTGCCGCGTCCCATGGCGAGCGGTTCGGAGTCCCTGAAATGTGCGGCATTGCGGGTATCTTCAACTACGCTGACCCGGCATGCCCGGTCGACCGTCCGCTCCTGGAGCGCATGACGCAGGCCTTGTCCCACCGCGGTCCTGATGGCGACGGACTGTGGATTCAAGGCCCGATCGGTCTGGGCCACCGTCGCCTTGCAATCGTGGATCTTTCCCCGACCGGTGCGCAGCCGATGCGTTCTGCCGACGGCGGATGCATCACGTACAACGGCGAGTTGTACAACCACCTGGACCTCCGCGGGCGACTTCTTGCTGGCCACCCTTTCCGGGGTCGATCCGACACCGAGACGCTGCTGGGTCTCTTGGAAAGACGTGGCCCCGACGTGCTTCCCGATCTCGTCGGGATCTTCGCTTTCGCCTATTGGGATTCCCGGGCGCGGAGGCTTTTGCTCGCGCGCGATCCGCTCGGCGTGAAGCAACTCTACTTCAACGACGATGGCCGGCGCCTTCTCTTCGCGAGCGAGATGAAAGCACTCGTCCAGTGCGCGCAAGTATCCCGCGAACTCGACGGCGAGGCGCTGAACCAGTACTTGCACTTCCACACGCCGAGCGCGGAGCGGACTTTTTTTCGCGGAATTCGCCAACTCCGTCCCGGCGAACGTGTGCTCGTCGACCGCAGTGGCCGGCAACATGCGNNNNNNNNNNNNNNNNNNNNNNNNNNNNNNNNNNNNNNNNNNNNNNNNNNNNNNNNNNNNNNNNNNNNNNNNNNNNNNNNNNNNNNNNNNNNNNNNNNNNNNNNNNNAGCGGTGGTATCGATTCCAGTGCAGTGGCAGCTTTTGCGAGCAGGGCTGGCAAGGCTCCCCGCTGCTTCGGCGTCCATTTCGCTGACCAGGGGGTGGTGGACGAGCGGCCGTTCCAGGAGTCGGCAGCGCGTGCTCTCGGGCTCGACCTGGAGTTGACGACCTAT
Proteins encoded:
- a CDS encoding asparagine synthetase B, whose amino-acid sequence is MCGIAGIFNYADPACPVDRPLLERMTQALSHRGPDGDGLWIQGPIGLGHRRLAIVDLSPTGAQPMRSADGGCITYNGELYNHLDLRGRLLAGHPFRGRSDTETLLGLLERRGPDVLPDLVGIFAFAYWDSRARRLLLARDPLGVKQLYFNDDGRRLLFASEMKALVQCAQVSRELDGEALNQYLHFHTPSAERTFFRGIRQLRPGERVLVDRSGRQHA